Genomic window (Kosakonia sp. BYX6):
ACAGGCCGATAATCATCACCACCACGCCGGAAACCAGCGGGGTAATAATGCGGCGTGCCAGCGGCAGAATGCGCGAGATAACCATTTCAGTGCAACTTGCCAGCATCAGGGTGCCGAACAGTGCCGCCATCATCGTGGGGACATCCGCCCCGCCGGTTTTCAGCGCGGTTCCGCCCATAATCAATGGCGCAACAAAGTTGAAACTGGTGCCCTGAATCGACAGCAGACCGGACCCCACCGGACCCCAGGCTTTGATTTGAATGATAGAAGCAACGCCGGATGCGAACAGCGACATGCTGATGATGTGCTGAGTGTCCTGAGCCGGCAAACCCAGCGCCTGGCAAATCAACAACGCGGGCGTGATAACGCCAACAAACATCGCCAGCAGGTGTTGCAGCGCGGCAAACAGGGTTTGCGGCAGCGGCGGGCGGTCTTCAAGGCGATAGATCAGTTCGCTGGGTTGCGTCTGCGCAACCGGTTGCGCATTTTCGGACTCGATGGTGTTTACGGACATCTCAAGCAATCCCCTGATGGAAAAGCGCTGATTTTATCGGACTGTTTGGTAAAAGCAAACGGTTGCTATGTTAAAAGCATACTTTTCTAAGGGATGTTGTTTTCGCGGGGTTAGGTTCTAAAAATCAGGCGTTAGAGTAGCGTTCTGTTTCCGGCATCCAGCGATCAATTAAGGCTTCAGCCAGCTGCGGATAACGTTCATGAATATGGCGCGCAACGCGCTGGACTTCCGGGATCATTGCCTGATCGCGCAGCAAATCCGCCACTTTGAATTCGGCATTGCCGGTCTGGCGCGTGCCGAGTAACTCGCCAGGGCCGCGGATTTCTAAGTCTTTTTGCGCAATCACAAAGCCGTCATTGCTGTCGCGCAGCACTTGCAGACGTTTTTGCGCGGTTTTGGAAAGCGGAGATTTGTACAGCAGCACGCAATGTGAGGCCACCGCGCCACGGCCAACGCGGCCACGTAACTGGTGGAGTTGCGCAAGGCCGAGTCGTTCCGGGTTTTCGATAATCATCAGGCTGGAATTGGGGACATCCACGCCGACTTCGATCACCGTGGTGGCAACCAGCAGGTGCAATTCGCCCTGCTTGAATGCCTGCATAACGGCCTGTTTTTCAGCGGGTTTCATGCGGCCATGCACCAGTCCGACATTCAGTTCCGGCAGCGCCAGTTTGAGCTCTTCCCAGGTCGCTTCTGCCGCCTGCGCTTCCAGCAGGTCGGACTCTTCAATCAAGGTACAGACCCAATATGCCTGGCGGCCTTCCCCCGTGCAGGCGCTGCGCACGCGGTCGATAATCTCGCTGCGGCGCGTATCTGGAATGGCGACGGTAGTGACCGGTGTGCGCCCCGGCGGCAGCTCGTCGATGACCGAAGTATCCAGATCGGCATAAGCGGTCATCGCCAATGTTCGCGGGATCGGCGTTGCCGTCATAATCAACTGGTGCGGGTGAAAGCCCTGCAGCTGGCCTTTTTCCCACAGCGCCAGCCGCTGGTGGACACCGAAGCGGTGTTGTTCATCAATGATCACCAGCGCCAGGCCGTTGAACTGCACCTGTTCCTGGAAAATGGCGTGCGTGCCGACCACCATCTGAACCTGACCGCTGGCGATCGCTTCCTGCTGTGCCAGACGTGCTTTACCTTTCTGCTTGCCCGCCAGCCAGCCCACTTCGATACCGAGCGGGGTGAACCAGTTGCGGAAATTGTTGGCATGCTGCTCGGCCAGTAATTCCGTCGGGGCCATCATTGCCACCTGTTTGCCATTAGCAATCGCGCGCAGCGCTGCGAGGGCGGCAACCAATGTTTTACCGGAACCCACATCACCCTGAACCAGGCGCATCATTGGAATATCGAGTGCCATATCGCGCTCGATTTCGGCGACTACACGCGCTTGCGCGCCCGTCGGTTTAAAAGGTAGGGATGCCAGCAGGCTGTGCTTCAGCGTATCGTTCGCGGAGAGTGATTGTGCATGGTAACGCTGCGCACCGGCGCGCAGCGCCAGCATACTCAGGTTATGCGCCAGCAACTCTTCCAGAATCAGTCGACGTTGCGCAGGATGCTGGCCACTCTCCAGATCGCTTAATTGCAAAGATGGCGGCGGGCGGTGCAAGGTGTGTAACGCGTCCGGCAGACTCATCATGCCCTGCGCCAACTCGGGCGGCAGCAGTTCGCTGATGGCGCAGGTTGCCAGCAGTTCCAGTGCCTGGTCAGTTAATTTGCGCAGCGTTGCCTGTTTGACGCCTTCAGTGGTGGGGTAAATCGGCGTCAGCGTTTCTTGCAATTCGGGCGTGCTGAGATCGCCCTGCACACGGTATTCCGGATGGATCATCTCCGCGCCGTATTTCCCGCGTTTTGCTTCGCCGTAGGCCAGCACACGGCGGCCAGTGGCAAGACTGTTTTTCATCGCCGCGTTGAAGTTGAAAAAGCGCATGGTGAGGATGCCGCTACCGTCGCTGATCTGACAGGTCATCATCCGGCGACCACCAAAGGTGATGTTGCAGTTCAGCACTTCGCCTTCCACCGTGGCGTAAACGCCTGGCAACAGATCAGCAATGGGGTAAAGCTGAGTGCGGTCTTCGTAGCGCAGCGGAAGATGTAAAAGCAAATCCTGAACGGTATACAAGCCGATTTTTGCCAGTTTGCTGCTCTGCGCCGCGCCGACGCCGGTCAGCGAACTCAGGGGCACCGCATCGAGCAGCTTACCTTTCATTGGTTACTCCGAGGCCTGCATAGTGGCCCACCACGCTGGGTCGGCTTCGATTTGCCCCTCATTATTCACATGAGGGTAGGGCAGGCCTTTGCGTTTTGCGACTCTTGCCAGCACCGGGTAACCCCCTTCAAACAACAGACGTTGTTGCTCGGCGTCCGGCAGCATGCTGTTTTCGCGCTGATACATCCCGGCGTTTTGCCGCTGGCGTTGCGCTTCATAAAGGATAAGTGCCGAGGCAACAGAAACGTTCAACGACTGCACCATGCCGATCATCGGGATGATGATGTCCTGATCCGCGAGCTCCAGCGCTTCCTGGGTGATCCCGGTTTTCTCCTGACCCATCAGAATACAGGTCGGGCGGGTATAGTCGATTTCTCGAAAGTCGACGGCTTTGGCAGACAGGTGAGTGGCGAGGATTTGCATGCCACGCTGTTTCAGGACGCCAACCGCGTCAGCGATGGTGCGGTGGGTTTTGACTTCCACCCAGCTATTGCTGCCCGCCGCAGAAGACGCCATGGTGCGCATGCGGTTGCCCGGCCAAACGGCGTGGACTTCATGCACGCCGACGGCGTCTGCCGTGCGAATAATGGCAGAGACGTTATGAGGTTTGTGAACCTGCTCCATGCAGACAGTCAGGTCAGGCTGACGCCTGGCGAGCATCTCGCGGATACGCGCATAACGCTGTGCATTCATAAAATCAGTTTCGGTTGCGGGTGACTTTAATCACATCCGGCATCACACGAATTTTACGCATGATATTCGCCAGATGGACGCGATCGCGCGCCGTAAGACGGATGAAAGCGCTGTAAACGCGACCATCTTTCTCTTCGGTATTCAGACTCTGAATGTTGGAAGTGGCCGTGTTAATGGCTGCCGTCAGGTTAGCCAGCGCGCCTTGATGGTTGAACATATCCACCTTGATCTCGGTGATAAATTCCTGCGCGGTCTCTGTGTCCCACTCTACGGCCATAAATTTCTCAGGCTCTTTCTGGTAGCCACGGATATTACGGCAGGACTCATGGTGGATAACCAGCCCTTTACCGGGGCTGACGTGGGCGACAATCGGGTCGCCAGGGATTGGGCGACAGCATTTGGCGAAGGTGATAAGCACCCCGTCAGCGCCTTTAATTGGCAGATGGCCATTGGCGTTGGACGGTGCTTGCGTTGCTTGTACGGCTTCCCCTTGCTGCAAGTTTTTCGCCACCACGACGCTCATGGCGTTGCCGAGACCGATTTCTGCCAGCAAGTCGTCAAGTGAGGCCAGTTTCATGCGGTCCAGTTCGCTCTGAATATGTTCCGGCGGGATTTCCGCCAGCTTGCGGCTACCGCCCAGCGCGTGATTCAACAAACGGCGACCCAGGCTTACCGAGTCATCGCGCTTGAGGTTTTTCAGCATCTGGCGGATTTTGGCGCGCGCTTTCGAGCTGACGACAAAATTCAGCCAGGCGGCATTTGGGCGAGCGCCCGGCGCGGTAATAATCTCTACTGTCTGGCCGCTGGAGAGCGACTGCGACAGCGGATACGGCTGGCGATCGACGCGTGCGCCAACGCAGGCATGGCCAATATCCGTGTGAACCGCATAAGCGAAATCCACCGGCGTCGCGCCAGCGGGAAGTTCGACAATGCGGCCTTCCGGGGTGAAAACATAAATCTCATCGGGGAAAAGATCAGATTTAACGCTTTCGATAAATTCAAATGAGCTACCGGCGCTTTGTTGCAGTTCCAACAGGCTTTGCATCCAACGCTGCGCGCGGATTTGTGCGGTGGTGCTGCTCTCACCGTGCTCTTTATAAGCCCAGTGCGCGGCAACCCCCATCTCTGCCATTTGATCCATATCTTCGGTACGGATCTGCACCTCAACCGGCACGCCGTGCGGGCCAATCATTGAAGTGTGCAGCGATTGATAGCCGTTCGCCTTGGGAATGGCGATGTAGTCTTTCACGCGACCGGGACGCGGCTTATACAAACTGTGCATCTGACCGAGTACGCGATAGCAGGTATCCAGGTCATGCACAATGACGCGGAAGGCGTAAATGTCCATGATCGAGTGAAAACGCTGCTCTTTGAGCACCATTTTGCAGTAGATAGAGTAAAGATGCTTTTCGCGACCGCTGACACGGCAGGGAATGCCCGCTTCTTGTAAACGCCCCTCGATTTCGGAGAGGATTTTTTGAATCATCTCTTTGCGGTTGCCGCGCGCAGCTTTGACCACTTCTTTGATCACGCGGTAACGGTTTGGGTACAACGCTTCAAAGCCCAGCTCTTCCAGCTCGGTTTTAATGTGATGAATACCTAAACGGTGCGCCAGCGGACTGTAGATTTCGAGAGTTTCACGGGCGATGCGACGACGTTTATCCGGGCGAAGAGAGCCCAGCGTGCGCATGTTATGGGTGCGGTCGGCGAGTTTGATAAGAATGACACGGATGTCTTGCACCATCGCCATAATCATCTTGCGAAAGTTTTCGGCTTGCGCCTCTTTCTTGTCCTGAAACTTGAGCTTATCAAGTTTGGACACCCCTTCCACCAGCTCGGCAACGCTTTTCCCAAACAGCTGTTCCATATCCTGGTAGGTGGCAGGGGTATCTTCAATCACGTCGTGCAGCAGCGCGGCCATCAGCGTTTCGTAGTCGAGTTTCATCTCGGCCAGAATACAAGCCACCGCTACCGGGTGCGTGATATAAGGTTCACCGCTTGAACGTGTTTGACCCTCGTGAGCGTCACGTGCAACGAGATAAGCCTGCCTGAGACGTTTGATTTGGTCTTCAGGCAGATAGTTTTGAATCAGCTGATTCAGGCTTTCAAACAGATACAAGGGTGACCTGCAGGTTAATTAACGACGACCTTCAGCAATGGCGGTAACAGCCTGCAGTTCTGCGGCTTCCTGCTCTTGCTGCTCCTGGCGCTCACGTACATCGAGGATCTGGTTGTTGATCAGACCTTCTTCGATTTCACGCAGCGCGATAACGGTGGTTTTATCGTTTTCTTCCGGTACTAACGGATCTTTACCGCCAACCTGCATCTGACGAGCGCGACGCGCGGCGACCAGCACCAGGTCAAAACGGTTACCAACTTTCTCTACAGCGTCCTGAACAGTTACGCGTGCCATACTTAAAATGCTCCACAGGTGAAGAAATGACTGGGCATGATACTGAAACCAGGCTCAGTCTGCCAATAGTTTGCTGATTAAAGCGTCATGTCGCTGCTTTTGGCGGCTCATGCGCAGGCGTTCGGCGCGAATAATGGTCTTCAGATCGCCCAAGGCGGTATCGAAATCATCATTCACAATCAGGTAATCATATTCCGCGTAATGGCTCATTTCCGCAACCGCCTGAGCCATACGTTTCGCGATCACCTCTTCGCTATCCTGACCGCGCCCACGAAGGCGACGATCCAGCTCTAGCTTTGACGGCGGCAGAATAAAGATGCTGCGCGCCTGCGGCATGCGGGTGCGAATTTGCTGCGCACCCTGCCAGTCGATATCCAGGAAAACATCTACGCCGGTTGCCAGCACTTGCTCAATAGCGGCGCGAGAAGTGCCGTAATAGTTTCCAAAAACCTCAGCATGCTCAAGAAACGCATCATCATTAATCATGGCTTTGAATTCATCATGATTAACAAAGAAATAGTGTTCACCGTGCACTTCACCGGGACGCGGAGCGCGTGTGGTGTGCGAAACAGAAACTTGTGTGTCGTATAACGGTTGGGTTTTCAGCAAAGCCTGGATGAGGCTTGATTTACCCGCGCCACTGGGGGCGGAAACAATATAAAGCGTGCCTTGAGCCATGAGAGTCTTTTGTATGTGGATTGCGAAAGGAAACTTACATACGTGCCTATTATACACATCAGCGCTATGTGACGTAGTCTTTGTCACACTTTTTCCCACTGAGTATGGCATTTTGCGAGCTGTTTTCCTGATTTGTTTGCAATTTTTCATAGCGGCATCGAATTGTCGGAACCATGCTCGCAACTCGCTTTTTCCCTGCTCGAAAATGCCCATCCGAGGGCGGTATAACCACATCGCAATCACAAGGGAGAAGCATGATGTGGAAAAGAGTCGGAGCTGCCATTTTTCTGCTGCTATGGAGTGCATTCAGTATGGCGACATGCCCAGTCTGGTCACCCGCGCGGGCACAAGACGAGGTTGAGCGTCTGCAACAACAGCTCAATAAGTGGAATGAAGCCTACTGGAAGCAAGGCGCAAGTGAGGTCAGCGATGATGTTTACGACCGGCTGAGCGCGCGGCTGGCAAACTGGCAGCGCTGTTTCGCTATTGAACCAGCCAACGATTCGCCTGCATTGCCTGGCGGCAACGTGAAACATCCGGTTGCGCACACCGGGGTGCGCAAGCTGGTAGATAAGTTTGCGCTGCAGCAGTGGATGGCGGGCAAGCAGGATCTCTGGGTGCAGCCAAAGGTTGATGGTGTCGCGGTGACATTGGTTTATCGCAACGGAGAACTGGCGCAGGCCATCAGCCGGGGAAATGGCCTGGCGGGAGAAGACTGGACGGCAAAGGTGCGCGCCATTCCGTCTATCCCCAAGACAGTGACCGGTGTGTTGGCGAATAGCGTGTTGCAGGGCGAGTTATTTTTACGCCGTGAACACCACATTCAGAAACAGGACGGCGGACTTAGCGCTCGGGCAAAAGTGGCTGGTGTAATGCTGCGGCGCGGTGACCCCGCCATGCTCAACGATCTGGCGTTTTTTGTCTGGGCCTGGCCGGATGGCCCATCAACGTTAGCGCAGCGGCTGGTTGCACTGAGCAAAGCCGGTTTTGACGAGGTGCAGCATTACAGTGTGCCGGTCAATACCGCGCAGGATGTCGAACGCTTACGCAGCCGATGGTTTACCTCATCATTACCCTTCGTTACTGATGGTGTGGTGGTGCGCACCGGTTCTGAGCCAGCGGGTAAAAACTGGTTACCTGGGCAGGGCGATTGGGTCGTCGCGTGGAAATACGCGCCCGTCGAGGAAGTTACCGCAGTAAAGGATATCCAGTTTGCTGTAGGGCGCACGGGCAAAATTTCCGTCGTCGCTCTGCTTGAACCTGTACAGCTTGATGATAAACGAGTTCAGCGGGTGAATGTCGGTTCAATAAGACGTTGGCAGGCGCTGGATATTGCGCCGGGGGATCACATTGCTGTCAGTCTTGCCGGGCAGGGGATCCCGCGCATCGAACGTGTCGTCTGGCGCAGCCTCGTGCGGGAGAAAACCGTTCCACCTGCTCTAGGTTTTACGC
Coding sequences:
- the rpoZ gene encoding DNA-directed RNA polymerase subunit omega, encoding MARVTVQDAVEKVGNRFDLVLVAARRARQMQVGGKDPLVPEENDKTTVIALREIEEGLINNQILDVRERQEQQEQEAAELQAVTAIAEGRR
- the spoT gene encoding bifunctional GTP diphosphokinase/guanosine-3',5'-bis pyrophosphate 3'-pyrophosphohydrolase, giving the protein MYLFESLNQLIQNYLPEDQIKRLRQAYLVARDAHEGQTRSSGEPYITHPVAVACILAEMKLDYETLMAALLHDVIEDTPATYQDMEQLFGKSVAELVEGVSKLDKLKFQDKKEAQAENFRKMIMAMVQDIRVILIKLADRTHNMRTLGSLRPDKRRRIARETLEIYSPLAHRLGIHHIKTELEELGFEALYPNRYRVIKEVVKAARGNRKEMIQKILSEIEGRLQEAGIPCRVSGREKHLYSIYCKMVLKEQRFHSIMDIYAFRVIVHDLDTCYRVLGQMHSLYKPRPGRVKDYIAIPKANGYQSLHTSMIGPHGVPVEVQIRTEDMDQMAEMGVAAHWAYKEHGESSTTAQIRAQRWMQSLLELQQSAGSSFEFIESVKSDLFPDEIYVFTPEGRIVELPAGATPVDFAYAVHTDIGHACVGARVDRQPYPLSQSLSSGQTVEIITAPGARPNAAWLNFVVSSKARAKIRQMLKNLKRDDSVSLGRRLLNHALGGSRKLAEIPPEHIQSELDRMKLASLDDLLAEIGLGNAMSVVVAKNLQQGEAVQATQAPSNANGHLPIKGADGVLITFAKCCRPIPGDPIVAHVSPGKGLVIHHESCRNIRGYQKEPEKFMAVEWDTETAQEFITEIKVDMFNHQGALANLTAAINTATSNIQSLNTEEKDGRVYSAFIRLTARDRVHLANIMRKIRVMPDVIKVTRNRN
- the ligB gene encoding NAD-dependent DNA ligase LigB, coding for MWKRVGAAIFLLLWSAFSMATCPVWSPARAQDEVERLQQQLNKWNEAYWKQGASEVSDDVYDRLSARLANWQRCFAIEPANDSPALPGGNVKHPVAHTGVRKLVDKFALQQWMAGKQDLWVQPKVDGVAVTLVYRNGELAQAISRGNGLAGEDWTAKVRAIPSIPKTVTGVLANSVLQGELFLRREHHIQKQDGGLSARAKVAGVMLRRGDPAMLNDLAFFVWAWPDGPSTLAQRLVALSKAGFDEVQHYSVPVNTAQDVERLRSRWFTSSLPFVTDGVVVRTGSEPAGKNWLPGQGDWVVAWKYAPVEEVTAVKDIQFAVGRTGKISVVALLEPVQLDDKRVQRVNVGSIRRWQALDIAPGDHIAVSLAGQGIPRIERVVWRSLVREKTVPPALGFTPLSCFYATPECYEQFIARLVWLSSARALGIEGLGESGWRLLHQTHHFEHLFSWLTLTKEQLQATPGISPARGLQLWHRFSLTRDTPFTRWLHALSTPVPQAAIKAAGDTSWRQMQRRDELAWQQLPAVGAEKARQIVAFIHAPAIEQLATWLGKQGVKAFQ
- the trmH gene encoding tRNA (guanosine(18)-2'-O)-methyltransferase TrmH, producing MNAQRYARIREMLARRQPDLTVCMEQVHKPHNVSAIIRTADAVGVHEVHAVWPGNRMRTMASSAAGSNSWVEVKTHRTIADAVGVLKQRGMQILATHLSAKAVDFREIDYTRPTCILMGQEKTGITQEALELADQDIIIPMIGMVQSLNVSVASALILYEAQRQRQNAGMYQRENSMLPDAEQQRLLFEGGYPVLARVAKRKGLPYPHVNNEGQIEADPAWWATMQASE
- the recG gene encoding ATP-dependent DNA helicase RecG yields the protein MKGKLLDAVPLSSLTGVGAAQSSKLAKIGLYTVQDLLLHLPLRYEDRTQLYPIADLLPGVYATVEGEVLNCNITFGGRRMMTCQISDGSGILTMRFFNFNAAMKNSLATGRRVLAYGEAKRGKYGAEMIHPEYRVQGDLSTPELQETLTPIYPTTEGVKQATLRKLTDQALELLATCAISELLPPELAQGMMSLPDALHTLHRPPPSLQLSDLESGQHPAQRRLILEELLAHNLSMLALRAGAQRYHAQSLSANDTLKHSLLASLPFKPTGAQARVVAEIERDMALDIPMMRLVQGDVGSGKTLVAALAALRAIANGKQVAMMAPTELLAEQHANNFRNWFTPLGIEVGWLAGKQKGKARLAQQEAIASGQVQMVVGTHAIFQEQVQFNGLALVIIDEQHRFGVHQRLALWEKGQLQGFHPHQLIMTATPIPRTLAMTAYADLDTSVIDELPPGRTPVTTVAIPDTRRSEIIDRVRSACTGEGRQAYWVCTLIEESDLLEAQAAEATWEELKLALPELNVGLVHGRMKPAEKQAVMQAFKQGELHLLVATTVIEVGVDVPNSSLMIIENPERLGLAQLHQLRGRVGRGAVASHCVLLYKSPLSKTAQKRLQVLRDSNDGFVIAQKDLEIRGPGELLGTRQTGNAEFKVADLLRDQAMIPEVQRVARHIHERYPQLAEALIDRWMPETERYSNA
- the gmk gene encoding guanylate kinase — translated: MAQGTLYIVSAPSGAGKSSLIQALLKTQPLYDTQVSVSHTTRAPRPGEVHGEHYFFVNHDEFKAMINDDAFLEHAEVFGNYYGTSRAAIEQVLATGVDVFLDIDWQGAQQIRTRMPQARSIFILPPSKLELDRRLRGRGQDSEEVIAKRMAQAVAEMSHYAEYDYLIVNDDFDTALGDLKTIIRAERLRMSRQKQRHDALISKLLAD